A window of the Methyloprofundus sp. genome harbors these coding sequences:
- a CDS encoding general secretion pathway protein L, which produces MINLDSNIEIGPFFKWWAEQLSFLLPASFREAVKGKGFLVIDISGEQAQLSYINNEQQKLLGEFDINALAKEELQSIIESNADYQGLDMVLRVPEHLSVKQDIFLPAATEANLRQVIGYELDKYTPFTKEQVYFDIIKLGAAKNKALLHIVLVLVKKADLDEMYQYCLTLGVKPSFADTATRPVVSGKSGSQYNLLPKDLCQKANKMPLFIMLGSMSLSLVLFILLLALPLNTATGGLEALKLHGQKQARKALAIEDSKKGIDSLLLATQKLIDKKNSAPAMIDVVETVSKVLDDDTWVSQFRYVNKTLQLTGQSASASNLIASLEKQVIFHNVKFISPVTKDTRTGLERFKISTEVTKQKNDAKAE; this is translated from the coding sequence ATGATAAATTTGGATAGCAATATTGAGATTGGCCCCTTTTTTAAATGGTGGGCAGAGCAGCTAAGTTTTCTATTACCCGCAAGCTTTCGTGAAGCAGTAAAAGGTAAAGGTTTTCTGGTTATTGATATAAGTGGGGAGCAAGCGCAGCTAAGCTATATTAATAATGAGCAGCAAAAGCTATTGGGCGAGTTTGACATTAATGCTTTGGCAAAAGAAGAATTGCAAAGCATCATTGAAAGCAATGCTGATTACCAAGGTCTGGATATGGTTTTGCGTGTTCCAGAACATTTATCGGTAAAACAAGATATATTTTTGCCTGCTGCAACGGAAGCAAATTTACGACAGGTCATTGGTTATGAATTAGATAAATATACTCCGTTTACCAAAGAACAAGTGTATTTTGATATTATCAAACTAGGAGCCGCAAAGAATAAAGCATTGTTGCATATTGTATTGGTGTTAGTGAAAAAAGCGGACTTAGACGAGATGTATCAATATTGTTTAACTCTCGGGGTAAAGCCCTCTTTTGCTGATACGGCCACTCGCCCCGTTGTTTCAGGCAAGTCTGGCAGTCAGTATAATTTGTTGCCTAAAGATTTATGTCAAAAAGCTAACAAAATGCCCTTGTTTATTATGCTTGGCTCTATGTCATTGAGTTTGGTGCTATTTATCCTGTTATTGGCTTTGCCATTAAATACCGCGACGGGTGGCTTGGAAGCTTTAAAGCTGCATGGACAGAAACAGGCGCGCAAAGCATTAGCAATAGAAGATTCAAAAAAAGGTATCGATTCTCTGCTGTTGGCCACGCAGAAGCTTATTGATAAGAAAAACTCGGCACCTGCAATGATTGATGTGGTTGAGACTGTGAGTAAGGTACTGGACGATGATACTTGGGTGTCACAGTTTCGTTATGTGAATAAAACGTTACAGCTAACAGGACAATCAGCAAGTGCTTCAAATTTAATTGCCTCCTTAGAAAAACAGGTAATTTTTCACAATGTTAAGTTTATTTCGCCTGTTACTAAAGATACACGCACCGGCTTAGAGCGTTTTAAAATATCAACTGAAGTCACTAAACAAAAAAATGATGCAAAAGCTGAATAA
- a CDS encoding general secretion pathway protein M: MMQKLNNKQQRWLAVGLLVGIIILLCAVIFIPWYSAFKSTTDEFDDLMFRVKRYERVIASRDEVLLEVEQGREEVNALGYFYAQETSSLVAAELQKRIKSIVQRAGGDITSTQVLPHKDRDELLQITVKVKLSGDMEMLRSLLYDIEVEKPLMSIEEMSITPKTRGFSRRSKAKKKAQSDKVTVTLQIAGYMRKDL; the protein is encoded by the coding sequence ATGATGCAAAAGCTGAATAATAAACAACAGCGCTGGCTTGCGGTAGGGCTATTAGTCGGTATCATTATTTTGCTATGTGCTGTCATTTTTATACCGTGGTATAGCGCATTTAAAAGTACGACTGATGAGTTTGATGATTTAATGTTCCGGGTCAAACGCTATGAAAGAGTGATTGCTAGTCGGGACGAAGTGTTGCTGGAAGTGGAGCAGGGGCGAGAAGAGGTTAATGCATTAGGTTATTTTTACGCACAGGAAACTTCATCACTGGTTGCCGCTGAATTACAGAAGCGAATTAAGTCCATAGTGCAGCGAGCGGGTGGTGATATTACTAGTACTCAGGTTTTGCCGCATAAAGATCGCGATGAGTTACTGCAGATTACGGTGAAAGTTAAATTATCTGGGGATATGGAAATGCTACGTAGCCTTTTATATGATATTGAGGTTGAAAAGCCATTGATGAGCATTGAAGAAATGAGTATTACCCCCAAAACAAGAGGCTTCAGTCGGCGAAGTAAGGCTAAAAAGAAAGCACAAAGCGATAAAGTGACTGTGACCCTACAAATTGCAGGATATATGAGGAAAGACCTGTAA
- a CDS encoding general secretion pathway protein D — protein sequence MNSYRKHRKFFGLLVSTSITLTGCQTFDDIHLGPKLGIKIPIEEKYSEEQQASLAESSEDNLMFSQLDNSEDLSTDMQATPKKVFLGSGQFIKKGSTSTSTGVQLVGEGKYSVNLDAADMGEVCKIILSDMLHENYVLSPKVRGSITLQTTRPLHKEELLSTLEMLLRVNGAVLIKQDGIYRIEPDAMAVHAADTSQISSNKLGVGYQIKVIPLRYVGAEDMAEIIKPVLPAKAIIKVDPARNLLFVAGTRDELEKALNLVQTFDVNFIAGMSFGLYPLENTEVDSIVVDIENIFNQDGKNPLTGILRFISIKHLNAILVVTPQKAYLREAEKWINRLDQQNGVAGEGGIMVYRVQHVDAVKLAETLNSIISGISASKRNAPSVAPGRRVTTISNKSKKVTVNTKRSNTLSSSSLEGVGIVADEANNALVIMAEPQQYRTLSKVIKRLDVMPLQVLLDSTIVAVDLTDNLKYGVKWTFNNSAPNGMKGIGILGTVANGFTAAATGGFSYGLQKSSDDIRLIFNALADDNKINVLSSPSLMVLNNHEASIKVGDQIPIRTSETTNVDGSGNLQTSPIEMVDTGVILTIKPRVNATGVVILEVEQSVNTPLETNASSGIDSPAILKREFKSSVAILSGESVVLGGLISERHTFTNTGFPFLKDIPYLGWLFGTQGKKVERTELIVVITPRVVVNKFDARKVTDEFKRKLTGIYYDQDRFTPGADVTHRGYDGMIIQTNKDRIKPLQKEE from the coding sequence ATGAATTCTTATCGCAAGCATAGAAAATTTTTTGGATTATTAGTTAGCACTAGTATTACTTTAACAGGGTGTCAGACTTTCGACGATATTCACCTGGGTCCAAAACTAGGGATTAAAATACCGATTGAAGAAAAATACTCGGAAGAGCAACAAGCGTCTTTAGCCGAGAGTTCTGAAGATAACTTAATGTTTTCGCAGTTAGATAATAGCGAGGATTTAAGTACAGATATGCAAGCAACCCCCAAAAAAGTATTTCTTGGTAGTGGTCAGTTCATAAAAAAAGGCTCCACATCAACATCAACGGGTGTACAGTTGGTGGGAGAAGGCAAGTACTCAGTAAATCTTGATGCCGCAGATATGGGAGAGGTTTGTAAGATCATCCTCAGTGACATGCTGCATGAGAATTATGTGTTAAGTCCTAAGGTAAGAGGTTCGATTACCTTGCAAACAACTCGGCCACTACACAAAGAGGAGCTCCTATCTACGTTGGAAATGCTTCTACGTGTTAATGGTGCGGTATTGATTAAGCAAGACGGTATTTATCGCATTGAGCCTGATGCGATGGCAGTGCATGCCGCAGATACTTCACAAATTAGCAGCAACAAGTTGGGGGTTGGTTACCAAATTAAAGTTATTCCTTTACGGTACGTTGGTGCAGAGGATATGGCTGAAATTATTAAGCCAGTGTTGCCTGCAAAAGCGATTATTAAAGTGGATCCAGCACGCAACCTTTTGTTTGTAGCAGGAACGCGAGATGAATTGGAAAAAGCACTTAACTTAGTGCAAACCTTTGATGTCAACTTTATCGCAGGTATGTCCTTTGGCTTGTACCCTTTGGAAAATACCGAGGTTGATAGTATTGTTGTTGATATAGAAAATATTTTTAACCAAGACGGAAAAAATCCACTTACTGGAATATTACGCTTTATCAGCATCAAGCACTTGAATGCTATTTTAGTGGTTACTCCACAAAAAGCCTACTTAAGAGAAGCAGAAAAATGGATAAATAGGCTAGATCAGCAAAATGGAGTGGCTGGCGAAGGTGGTATTATGGTTTATCGAGTACAGCATGTAGATGCCGTTAAACTTGCGGAGACTTTAAATTCAATTATTAGTGGGATTAGTGCGTCGAAAAGGAATGCGCCATCAGTTGCACCTGGCAGACGAGTGACTACTATTAGTAATAAATCTAAAAAAGTAACGGTCAATACTAAAAGGAGTAATACGCTGAGTAGTTCTTCTTTGGAGGGGGTCGGTATTGTCGCTGATGAAGCCAATAATGCCTTGGTTATTATGGCTGAGCCTCAGCAGTACCGTACATTGAGTAAAGTGATTAAGCGGTTGGATGTAATGCCTTTACAGGTGTTGTTGGATTCGACCATTGTTGCTGTCGATTTAACTGATAACTTAAAATATGGTGTTAAGTGGACATTTAATAATAGTGCTCCGAATGGTATGAAAGGTATTGGTATTTTAGGAACCGTGGCTAATGGATTTACTGCTGCTGCTACGGGAGGCTTTTCTTATGGATTGCAAAAGAGCTCAGATGATATTCGATTGATATTTAATGCCTTGGCGGATGACAATAAAATTAATGTACTGTCATCGCCTTCTCTCATGGTGCTTAACAACCATGAGGCAAGTATTAAAGTAGGGGATCAGATTCCGATAAGAACATCAGAAACTACCAATGTCGATGGTAGCGGTAACCTGCAAACAAGCCCTATTGAAATGGTTGATACTGGAGTTATTTTGACCATAAAGCCACGAGTGAATGCGACAGGAGTGGTTATTTTGGAGGTTGAACAAAGTGTCAATACTCCGCTAGAAACTAATGCGTCTTCAGGTATTGATTCGCCTGCTATTTTAAAAAGGGAATTTAAAAGTAGTGTGGCGATATTAAGTGGGGAAAGTGTTGTCTTAGGTGGTTTAATTTCGGAGCGACATACTTTTACTAATACAGGGTTTCCATTTTTAAAAGATATTCCTTATTTAGGTTGGCTCTTTGGGACGCAAGGTAAGAAGGTTGAGCGTACTGAGTTAATAGTAGTGATTACGCCCAGAGTGGTGGTTAATAAATTTGACGCTAGAAAAGTCACTGATGAATTTAAACGCAAACTGACGGGTATTTATTATGATCAAGATAGGTTTACACCTGGTGCTGATGTAACCCACAGAGGCTATGATGGCATGATAATACAAACTAATAAGGATCGAATCAAGCCGCTGCAGAAAGAGGAGTAG
- a CDS encoding general secretion pathway protein N yields the protein MRSIKWEYLLTLVFVVTSVILLVLLAVQAHYGQQYRDQYVQELLGVQSAGFEMQEMPSYHANEQAIDDYATLIERPLFFKGRRPIEPSEVEEAQTSTSQGVVKDIGLNLVGIINTPGNSYALFNNPRAKPDEEKFPRYRQGEKIKGWLVQEIKQDSVIIAANGGTEKILLAKPRPKAPARVARKKSKAAKARSKKKPTPNPFKQLLKK from the coding sequence ATGCGCTCAATCAAGTGGGAGTATTTATTAACGCTAGTGTTTGTCGTTACCAGTGTGATATTGCTGGTATTGCTAGCAGTGCAGGCACATTATGGCCAGCAATACCGTGACCAATACGTTCAAGAATTACTGGGGGTGCAGAGTGCTGGTTTTGAAATGCAAGAGATGCCAAGTTATCATGCTAATGAACAGGCAATCGATGATTATGCAACGCTCATTGAGCGGCCTTTATTTTTCAAAGGAAGGCGGCCGATTGAGCCTAGCGAAGTTGAGGAAGCTCAAACTAGTACGTCACAAGGCGTAGTAAAAGATATTGGGTTAAATTTGGTTGGTATCATTAATACCCCAGGTAATAGTTATGCGCTATTTAATAATCCGCGAGCTAAGCCTGATGAGGAGAAATTCCCACGTTATCGGCAAGGTGAGAAAATTAAGGGTTGGTTAGTGCAAGAAATAAAGCAGGATAGTGTCATCATTGCCGCTAATGGCGGCACTGAAAAGATTTTATTAGCAAAGCCTCGTCCTAAAGCACCTGCGAGAGTTGCCAGAAAAAAATCTAAAGCGGCTAAAGCACGCAGTAAAAAGAAGCCTACCCCTAACCCTTTTAAACAATTACTTAAGAAATAA